The nucleotide sequence ATTACCTTTCGATGAAAGTGTGTAATGCGCAGAGTCGAATGAAAAGCCTTCAACTCCTATTACTACTTTCATTTAAGACCCTCCTAATGTTTTTATTAAAATGTTCCCATAAAGATTCACTTAAATATCTGATCTCGTCGCATAAAGATATTATGTTCTTATCTTTCTTTATACTATCTATGACCTGAGATAGTGAAATAATTTCTTGAAACTTTCCTGTTGCTAAAACTTTATCTTCAAATTTTAGTGAATCATGACCAATAATATAATCTTTACCATTTTCTATAGAATTATATATTGAATAAGTTAGTTCTTCTATGTTAACATTAAAGCTATTTACCTTATCATGTATCTCCCTTTCCAATGTGTCAATCTTCTCTTCAATTAAGGACTTGAGGGAATCCAATATTTCAATCTGTTCTTTAAAAGATTCTATGTTCAGAAGATTACTGTATTTGGAGTTTTTAATGCACTCAGTCCCGCAAGGTATATCTATTTCTACTATTTTTAACTTCTCTTTTGGTTGAGCATTAAGATAGTCGCTAATTATATTATTCATATGTAATAATAAGTCATGCAAGTAATAAGTATGAACTCACTCTTAAGTCTGGTTAGAGATTTTTGTTCAAGTATAATTGACCATTATGGAAAGGATGTCAAAGGCATACTTATTGCGGGAGACGCATTAGAAAAGATGGATGAGGATTTAGAGATTTACATTATAGTGGTGATAAGTAAATTGAGAAGAGTGTCGTTTTTGGCTAGGCAAGAGATAATAGAGTATTTTATAAACAAGTTGAAAAATAATCCACTATATAAAGAGTATATACTATCTTATGGTCATAGACCATTGATCTACTCAATACTGGTTGATCCTGATGAGCTAGACTATAATATGCCGATAGTATTGTATGCTATGACAAGAGGTAAGATATTATTAGATACAGATAATAAGATAAAGAATTTACTTCCTGAAAAAATTAGTATAATTGGAAAGAGTGTAATGAAAGTTGAAGACATAGATAAGGGTAAGGTGGTTGATCTATGAACAACAGTTCGTTAGCATCGGAATTTCTTACCAGGTCATTTAGGGATCTATCAGATTGTAAGAAGGCTTTTGAAGAAGGAGATTTACTAGGTTCTCTGAGACGAATGTACGAATTAGTAGAAAATATTAGCTTTAGCATGTTAGTATTATATGGCTTTTACTACAAAGGATCTCATAAGGCTCAATTTCTTGAGCTCTTAAGAGGTAAAGCCAGTGAAAAGGAGAATAAACTAATTGATGAGTTAGAATTGTTGGAGCAAAGACTTTATGCCCTCCTCTTGGTAGAAGAGTCCTCACTGAAAATGTACTCCATATTAGCAAGAAACATAGATGTAAAGGCGCTCATTAAAAAAGTTGAAGATTTATTTGAGCTAGCTAATACAGTTTTTGATGAGTTCCATAGTTGATCTTGACAACGCAACATGTAGTAGTGATATAATAGAGGCACTAGGATATTACTCAATGGATATAATCTACAGAATAAGCAGAAAAAACCCGTATTTCAAATCGGTTATGGAAAAGTATAAGATCGAGATAATAAGAGAAGAGGGGAATAAAATATACTTCAGAATACGTTCTATTGGTTAAACTTTTACTCTATGTTGAGAAGGATCTTCGGTTTTAGCGAAAGAGATGATTATGTCTCAGCAAGTATACTAAATATCATGATTAACAGTGATGACTATATCGAGGAACTAAATAGCTTAATAAGAGGTAGAAAAGTTGCTGTGGTCGGAGCAGGACCAAACTTAGAAGAAGTCACAGAGATTGAGGAAGATGTTATTATTAGTGCTGATGGTGCCACAAACTATCTAGTGAGTAAAGGCATAACTCCTGATATAGTAGTCACAGACTTAGACGGCATTACAGTGTTCCCTGATTCTCTATATGTGGTTTTAGCTCACGGTGACAACATAAAACTGTTATATAAAGCCAAAAGGATGAAAAGACTAATTGGCACCTGTCAAGTTATGCCCTTTGGAAGACTAAGGTTATTCGGGGGATTTACTGATGGTGATAGAGCAGTAGTCTTAGCCAAGCTTTTCAACGCAAAATCTGTTACTCTATACGGTATGGACTTCGATTCAGGTATTGTAGGAAAGTATTCTAAACCCTACTATAAAAACAATATATATTCTAGTTGGGTTAAACAAAAAAAATTAAAAATAGCTAAGTGGATAATCGAAAAATTTTTAAGTAAAGATTTTTAAGTTCTCAGTTAACTTTATTGTGGGATGTCTATTCTCGGTTAATTCGAAAAAAGTCAGGATATTTGATACAACTCTAAGAGATGGAGAGCAAGCTCCAGGAATAGACTTGACAGTTGATCAAAAAATAAGGGTCGCAAAGAGATTAGCTGAGCTAGGAGTTGATGTCATAGAGGCTGGTTTTCCAGCATCTTCTGACGGAGAATTTGAAGCAACTAAAAAAATCTTATCTGAGATAGGAGATCAAGTAGAAGTAACTGGGTTATCAAGGTCTGTAAAACAGGATATAGATAGAACGATTGATACAGGGTTATCAAGTATTCATATCTTCATAGCTACATCAGATATCCATCTGAAATATAAATTAAAAATGACAAGAGAAGAGGTCTTAAATAGAATTTATGAGTCAGTGAGATATGCTAAGGATCACGGATTAATAGTTGAATATTCACCTGAAGACGCGACTAGAAGTGATGAAGAGTTCTTATTGAAGGCAGTTAAAACGGCAATAGATGCTGGAGCGGATAGGATTAACATTCCAGATACAGTAGGTGTAATGCACCCCTTCAAGTTTTATGATCTGATAAGTAAGATAGTTAAGGTAACTGGAGATAAGATAGTCAGTGTTCATTGCCATAACGATTTCGGTTTGGCTACTGCGAATTCTATAGCAGGTGTTATGGCTGGAGCTCGGCAAGTCCATGTTACAGTAAACGGAATTGGTGAAAGAGCGGGAAATGCCTCGTTGGAAGAAGTCGTAATGTCACTGAAGAAACTCTTAGGTTATGATGTGGGCGTAAGAACTTACTTGCTATACGAAGTGAGCAGATATGTTGCAGAGCTTACAGGTGTTCCAGTGCCTTACTTTAAGGCTATAGTAGGTGAGAACGCATTTGGACATGAGGCAGGAATACATGTTCATGGAGTTATTGAAAATCCTATGACATATGAGCCAATCTCCCCAGAAGAGGTAGGGAACTTCAGAAGGATCGCATTAGGGAAGCATAGTGGGATACATGGATTGAAGAGATTACTGGAGGAACAAGGGATATTTCTAGACGATACTCAATTGAGAGAGGTTCTAAAAGAGATAAAAAGTTTAGCAGAAGCTGGTAACAAAGTAACATCAGCTGATGCCAAAGCGATAGCTATTAAAGTAATTAATAAAAAGATAACCGCATGATTAGATTTTTCTTACACTCATGTTTTCTTATAGATAAGTTAATTCTAATAGATCCACACGATGGTGCAAGTATTGGTCTACCTAAACCTGAGACTAAAGCCCCTTTAGTACTTATTACTCATGATCATTATGATCACAATGCATATGAGATAATACCTCACGAGACAGTTAAGCTAAAGGAGTATGGAGAATTTACGTTCAGAAACTATACTATAAAAGGGTTCAGAGCTTATCACGATAAAGAAAAAGGCAGGAGAAGAGGAGAAACTGCGATATATAAAATTATAACTCCAAACGGTAACTCCATAGTTCATTTGGGAGATATTGGTCATGTACCAGAGAATATTGAGGAAATAAAGAATTCAGATGTTTTATTATTACCAGTAGGAGGCGTCATAACTGTAAATGCTAAGGAGGCTACCGACATAGTCAACATTTTACGTCCTAGAATTGTTATCCCTATGCACTATTGGGTTAAGGGTCATTACATGCCTCTTAATCCTCTAGAGGAATTTCTTGGGATCATTAAGGATAGCAGAAAAATAGTGGAACTAGACGAAAAAGAATTTGACGAAAATACCTTACAAGAAAACACTGTAATTATCTTTAAAGTTTGACTTTTTCTACCCTGGCAACCGGCACTGTCTCCTTGCTTATCTCATCCCTAACTAGTTTTTCAATTGCTTTCCTTATTGCTTCTGATCTGTTTAAACCTGTTTTTATTGCATATCTGTCCAACAATTCTAACAAATCTTCTTCCACCTTAAATGTAACTACTCTCATCTTTGTTATCCCGATATTATACTTCTCATTTGTATGGTTTAAGTATTTTCTGGAGTGGTATTTCAGTCTCTTATTTTAAAGAGGAATCTATTATGATGAAGATTAATATATTCCCTTTCATATATTTTTATCATGAGGAGAATACATATTGCCCACTATACACTTATCACTACCGGAATGGATATATGAGGAGCTTAAGAGGAAAGCTGATGATATGGGTGTGCAGATTACTGACCTTGTAAAATTCTTTATAAAGATGGGTATAGAGGGATCTTTTGAGGGTAAACAGGGTGAAGAAGAAGAGAAGAAAGATGATAAGTATGCTAAACTAGAGGAAAATATCATTTATTTAGAAGCGAGAATGGCACAGCTGGAAACTTTAGTGGGCGAGCTGATCAAAAAATTTGAAGAAGAGGATGAAGAAGAGGAAGTGGAAATTATAAATAGGGATATTAAGAAATAATTATATTGGGCCTGCGTGAAATGTCCTCGTGTTCCGAGGGCTTATGAGCGCAGGAGGGTCCTAATTTTAGGAAAAATTTGATTATTATAATAATGATGTTACAGGGACGAACTGAAAAACTATATTATGATGACTTGATTCCTCGTACTGAATTACATAACGATTAAAGTTACGGTTCTCAAAATAGAGGTATTCCTTCTTACCTGAAATATTACTTTATTTAATTCATCTAGATTATCTGCTACGATTTCAGCAACTACATCATACTCTCCATATACCGGGTTCGCTTCTTTTACTCCGTTTATTTTTCTTAGTTCATTAGAGACATCCACTTCTTTTCCAACAGCGGTTACGAGAAGAACATACGCCTTTACTGGCATAGTATAATTTTATATCATAAGAATATAAAATCTTTTTTATTTCAAGAGAAGTCTCTCTGAATCGAAAGATCTAATAACAAGTATTATTAGAACTACAGATATAATTGTTGTTACTAATAAAGAGAATATGGATTCTTGTATTGATCCGAATACATATGAGAGAAACCCAAGACTCAATTGAACATAAGGTATGATGTATATTAGAGACAGAGGAAAGGACAGTTGTGCAGTGTTTATAAATAATGATATGAAGGAGGAAGCCATTCCAAAAGACAATATTAAGAAGTTAATTATCTGGATATTTCGTATGGATCCACCAAATATATATAGAAGAGCTAAGCTTAATGAGCCTGTTAGAAGTATGGAAATTAAATAAGTTATGACTATAAGGGCTAGTAGTTGGATCATCTCTGTAAGATTTATAGCCAAACCAATACCACTTACCGAAACGAAGATAATCGTTCCTAAAACATCACCAATGGAAGACAAAAAGCCCAGTAATGAGGCAGTCAGAAGTTTGGATACTATGAAAGAACGTACAGTCAGAGGGGTAGATAGTAAAGCCTCTAAGGTTCTTCTCTCTCTTTCTCCTGTTATTCCCTCTAGCAAGTAGAAAACTACTGGTGTCACGCTGGGGAATAGTATTAAAGCTACCAGTCTACTTAATTGGGCTAGTTGATTTGCTGACGATGTTGTGGTTGAACCAGATGACGTCTTATAACCTAAAACTAAGTATATTGGATTCCTTATATCATCCACTGAAACTGACGTGTTGGCAAGTTTCTCAAGTTGAGCTATCCTTTGACTCGAAATATTGACCAGAAGATTATATAGAGCATTATTCACAATGTTTACTGCTTGCTGATTCGAGGATATTACAACGTACAGTACCACATATGCCTGTCTACTTATGTTGGTCACATTATCGTAGAAGTCCTTAGGGAAAACTATTATTGCGTTAGGAGTAGTCCCGGAACTCGAATTCATTACAACAGTTGCACCACTAGATTCAATATTCTTCTCCACGAAATTTACGTAAGGAATATTTTTTGGATTTTGATTTATTATTTCGATAACAGGTTGTTGAGCACCTAGTGTGGCAAATAAAATCAATCCAATTATTGGCAAGAGGATAAACGGTAATATTATGATTGAAACCAGTAACCTCTTATCCCTTCTGATTTCCATTAGTTCCTTTCTAAGAAATACTCTTATCATTCCCTATCGCCTTCAGAAAAGCCTCCTCTAAGTTTTTTGAGTTATACTTCTCTGCTATTTGTTTGGGCATTCCAATCTCCACAATCTTTCCTTTGTTTATTAAGGCTATTCTATCACACATAAAGTCTACCTCCAACATATTATGTGAGGAGAAGAGTATTGTGGTATTGATTGAGCGGGGGAGTTCTCTTATAATTCTCCTTACTCTGACTGTGGACTCGACATCGAGCCCAGTTGTTGGCTCATCGAGAATGGCTAACCTTGGTTTCACCATGAGAGCTCTTGCTATCATGAGCCTCCTTTTCATTCCTCTACTGTAAATTGAGGTCTGTTCATATATCTTATTTCCTAAATCAGCTATTTTCACTCCTAACTCTAAGAATTCTTTCTCCAGTTCCTTATCTCCTCTCGCATATATCTGTGCAAACACCTCTAAATTTTCTATTCCCGATAATTTCTCATATGGAAATGCATCCTCTGGCATATAAGAAATATATCCTAGTTTTTTAGCTTCTTCAGGGGTGTATCCGAATATACTTATGTCACCTTCGTATTTTTTCAGAATTCCTGAAATAGCTCTTAAGGTAGTTGTCTTTCCTGCCCCGTTGGGTCCAATTAACCCAAATACTTCTCCTTTATACACCTGCAGAGAGATCCCATTTAGAACTTCTACGTTTTTATACTTCTTAACAAGGTTAGTAACACTGACAGCTATTTCGTCAGTCATTATACCATGATTCTTTTTGGGATGTTATATTAAATAGTTTTCAGATATACAGTTGTGGTAACAGGGAGTGTTAGAGATAGAACTATCGAGTTCCTACTGAAGTTTGCTGACAAGGGCAGATTGGTAATCTCAAATGCGATAGAGATAACGGAAGAGAACGAGAATTTAGAGCTTGGCGATTTCAGCTATAAAGCTCTAGTAGAGAGGCTACAATCTAAGGGGTTTTACTTTGATCCAAAGATGATTCTAAGAAGCTTAGAAAAGGAGTACGGAATTATTGAGACCAGTTACAAAAGTACCAATCAGCATTGGTGGAGGTTTATTGATAAAGATCAGGTTTTAGAAGTAGTGAAGGATCAAGAGGAGGTAGAGGATCCAAAAATTAGACTTATATTTCTTAAATTTTATTCCTTGGATCCAAAAGAAATAGAAAAGAAACTAGAGTTCATTAACAGGAAAGTTAAACTCAGTGATGTAGATAAGAAAATGTTTAGGACATTAATATTTGACCAAATTTCACAACTAACCGAGTTATACGAAGACGCTCTACAGTATGAAGAGACTCAAGAGGTAGCTAAACGAATTCAAAAAATATTAACTTTGGCATATACTATCGGTAGAAAAATATATGTCAGCAGGGAAGGTATCAATAAGGGACTTTCTGAAAAAGAAGGGGAAAGAGAAAATAACTATGCTTACAGCCTACGATTACCCAACGGCAAAAATAATGTCAATGACGAATCTTGATGGAATCCTGGTTGGCGATTCCTTATCGATGGTCGTTTTAGGGTATGAAAATACTCTAAAGGTTTCTATGAAAGAAATGCTAGTTCACTTGGATTCTGTGGTCAGGGCGAAACCTAGACAGTTAGTAGTCGCTGATATGCCATTTCTATCCTATGAGGTTTCGGCTAATACAGCAGTTAAGAATGCGGGATTGTTTGTAAGGCATGGGGCGGATTCTGTAAAACTTGAGGGGGGAGAAGAGATGGCAGATGTAGTGAGAAAGATTGTGAGGGCGGGGATTCCAGTCATGGGACATATAGGGCTTACTCCTCAAAGGTTTTTGAGGATCGGCGGATTTAGGGTTTTAGGAAAAAGTAAACATGAGGAAGAGCAACTCTTGAGGGATGCTGAGGTACTAGAGGAGGCAGGTATCTTTTCTTTGGTTATAGAAAACACTTATGCAGACGTAGCAAAGAAGATTACTGAAAAGCTTAAAGTACCAACTATTTGCATTGGAGCAGGTCCCTATTGTGATGGTCAGATATTAGTTATTCATGACGTTCTGGGACTGAGCGAGTTTACACCATATTTTGCTAAAGCATATGTTAATTTGAAAGAGGAAATCCAAAAGGCTGTTAATAAATATGTTGAAGAAGTAAGGGAGAGTAAGTTTCCGCAGGGAGAAAATTATAAGGAGAGGGAAAGTTGATTCATTCTTTCCGATATGAATCTTAGGGATTCTTTTAAAATTTCCTTATTATTATATTGATTTATTATCTTTTGAAGTTCATCTTTATCGCTCTTTTTCATCTCTTTAGCTAAACTAATCATTTTAGGAAAGACTCTGATTATATTGTCTACTATTGTCAATGACGCCATTTGTGAGGTTCTTGAGAGCGGATTAATATCTATAGCTATAACTTTCTTTCCCATCTTAACTAACGCTTCAGTTCTATCTCCATCCTCTAGCCCAACTAGAACAACGTCTGCTATGTAAATTCCCTTTTTGCTTACCCTTCTCCGTTCACTGAATAGTTCAGGAATAACTGCAGAAGCATCATCTCCTACTCCCAACACCTCTTTAGCCCCTGCTCTCTTTAAAACTTCCTCGATTTTCTTCTCCCTATCTAGTGTTCTATAGAATAGATTTACCTCAATTTTGGCGTTTATCTCTTCTGCTAATCTCACTATATCATCTGGTACCAATGCTGCCATATTTCCGTTCACGGATATAACTGGATTCTTAGCAAGTAAGAGCATGGCTATTGCAGCTTTCATAGCCTTCATAGCAAATTCTTGGGTTTTCTCTCCAATCAAATAGTCGAAACACTCTCCTCGTCCGTGTGCTATTAGACCCTGTGGTGCTAGGTAACCATCTTCCAACGCCTTTACAACTTTCTCTCTGATAATAAGTGACTCTCTTCTGGGATGATTCTCTGGTATCAATGAATTAACACTCCATTTGTCGCTGGAGTGTGTTGTATCCATTCCTTGTTACAATCACCATGCTTGATTATTAAGCCTTTCTTCCTAAATGAGTTCGGTATGTTTGAAACAAAACCTAATTCTTCTGTAAACTTCCTAGAGACTTCGAAAAACTTAGTTAGATCAGGATTCTTAAGAAATTCCTCAATGTATGTTAATGCGTTCTCATTTTTCTTCAATAAAACTGTAGTGGGTAATGCCATCTCTGGTTTACTACACACTTGTTCACTCCACGATACATTGATTTTTTCCGCTTTACCTATCCCTGGTGCTCCTGGAACTTTCCTATATACTATCCCTCCTCCAATGTATTCGGCAATTACATCTCCTAGACCATTCTTGTTGACAACCTCACTTTCATGAGCGGTATAAAGTGCTTCCTTCAAACTTGTTAGTCCTAGTTCATACGCCAGGTAAGAATAGGCTAAACTGATTGAACCACTTAGACCATATCCAAAGCCCAATGGAACTTGACTCTGAACCGAAATTTTTAGTTCACCAAGTCTCTTGAGAATTGCTAGATTTGGGAATTCAATTATTTTTCCGTTAAACTCCACCTCAGCTTTGTTTGATCTCTTTCCTCTAACCATTATCCTAGGTTCAACCACTAAACCTATGCCGATAGAACCTGTAGTTAAAGGATTATTAGTGTACACTGGATACCAGACACCAGAGATGTTTAGCGGGACTAATACCTCTACATCCACGCTATAAAAAGGATTGGAATATTATATTAATTTATACATCATGTCCTCGTGGTCGAGGTATATTAAACCATTTTTCTTGAGAAAGGAATAAATGTTCAGTAACCTTTTAGAAAGTTTATTGTCCACCTCGTTCTTGTACAATCTAAAGTGCACCAAGAGTAAATCCATAGTATCCCTAAACGTAATAAGGGAACTATTGTCACCTACTGGAAGGACGAATAGTTGAGGATGGGTATTTGATCTAATATGCTGGTCTGTCACTATATAACCCTTCTCAAGAATTTGTTCGCAAAGACTCTGTTTTTGAGGTGTTTTTGACGTATTTAAGCCTCTGATTAGTCTTTCAATTTCGTCTAATCGTTTCAGGATTAAATCATCGTTCGTAGCGTATCTTCTTGCTACCTTATTTTCACCTGCTAGTAAATAACTTAAAAAGTCATCATCCATATTACTCTTATTGAGT is from Sulfolobus acidocaldarius DSM 639 and encodes:
- a CDS encoding 6-hydroxymethylpterin diphosphokinase MptE-like protein, whose protein sequence is MLRRIFGFSERDDYVSASILNIMINSDDYIEELNSLIRGRKVAVVGAGPNLEEVTEIEEDVIISADGATNYLVSKGITPDIVVTDLDGITVFPDSLYVVLAHGDNIKLLYKAKRMKRLIGTCQVMPFGRLRLFGGFTDGDRAVVLAKLFNAKSVTLYGMDFDSGIVGKYSKPYYKNNIYSSWVKQKKLKIAKWIIEKFLSKDF
- a CDS encoding isopropylmalate synthase produces the protein MGCLFSVNSKKVRIFDTTLRDGEQAPGIDLTVDQKIRVAKRLAELGVDVIEAGFPASSDGEFEATKKILSEIGDQVEVTGLSRSVKQDIDRTIDTGLSSIHIFIATSDIHLKYKLKMTREEVLNRIYESVRYAKDHGLIVEYSPEDATRSDEEFLLKAVKTAIDAGADRINIPDTVGVMHPFKFYDLISKIVKVTGDKIVSVHCHNDFGLATANSIAGVMAGARQVHVTVNGIGERAGNASLEEVVMSLKKLLGYDVGVRTYLLYEVSRYVAELTGVPVPYFKAIVGENAFGHEAGIHVHGVIENPMTYEPISPEEVGNFRRIALGKHSGIHGLKRLLEEQGIFLDDTQLREVLKEIKSLAEAGNKVTSADAKAIAIKVINKKITA
- a CDS encoding MBL fold metallo-hydrolase, which codes for MIRFFLHSCFLIDKLILIDPHDGASIGLPKPETKAPLVLITHDHYDHNAYEIIPHETVKLKEYGEFTFRNYTIKGFRAYHDKEKGRRRGETAIYKIITPNGNSIVHLGDIGHVPENIEEIKNSDVLLLPVGGVITVNAKEATDIVNILRPRIVIPMHYWVKGHYMPLNPLEEFLGIIKDSRKIVELDEKEFDENTLQENTVIIFKV
- a CDS encoding ribbon-helix-helix protein, CopG family; this encodes MRVVTFKVEEDLLELLDRYAIKTGLNRSEAIRKAIEKLVRDEISKETVPVARVEKVKL
- a CDS encoding Lrp/AsnC ligand binding domain-containing protein, producing MPVKAYVLLVTAVGKEVDVSNELRKINGVKEANPVYGEYDVVAEIVADNLDELNKVIFQVRRNTSILRTVTLIVM
- a CDS encoding ABC transporter permease; amino-acid sequence: MIRVFLRKELMEIRRDKRLLVSIIILPFILLPIIGLILFATLGAQQPVIEIINQNPKNIPYVNFVEKNIESSGATVVMNSSSGTTPNAIIVFPKDFYDNVTNISRQAYVVLYVVISSNQQAVNIVNNALYNLLVNISSQRIAQLEKLANTSVSVDDIRNPIYLVLGYKTSSGSTTTSSANQLAQLSRLVALILFPSVTPVVFYLLEGITGERERRTLEALLSTPLTVRSFIVSKLLTASLLGFLSSIGDVLGTIIFVSVSGIGLAINLTEMIQLLALIVITYLISILLTGSLSLALLYIFGGSIRNIQIINFLILSFGMASSFISLFINTAQLSFPLSLIYIIPYVQLSLGFLSYVFGSIQESIFSLLVTTIISVVLIILVIRSFDSERLLLK
- a CDS encoding ABC transporter ATP-binding protein is translated as MTDEIAVSVTNLVKKYKNVEVLNGISLQVYKGEVFGLIGPNGAGKTTTLRAISGILKKYEGDISIFGYTPEEAKKLGYISYMPEDAFPYEKLSGIENLEVFAQIYARGDKELEKEFLELGVKIADLGNKIYEQTSIYSRGMKRRLMIARALMVKPRLAILDEPTTGLDVESTVRVRRIIRELPRSINTTILFSSHNMLEVDFMCDRIALINKGKIVEIGMPKQIAEKYNSKNLEEAFLKAIGNDKSIS
- the panB gene encoding 3-methyl-2-oxobutanoate hydroxymethyltransferase, whose amino-acid sequence is MSAGKVSIRDFLKKKGKEKITMLTAYDYPTAKIMSMTNLDGILVGDSLSMVVLGYENTLKVSMKEMLVHLDSVVRAKPRQLVVADMPFLSYEVSANTAVKNAGLFVRHGADSVKLEGGEEMADVVRKIVRAGIPVMGHIGLTPQRFLRIGGFRVLGKSKHEEEQLLRDAEVLEEAGIFSLVIENTYADVAKKITEKLKVPTICIGAGPYCDGQILVIHDVLGLSEFTPYFAKAYVNLKEEIQKAVNKYVEEVRESKFPQGENYKERES
- a CDS encoding 4-phosphopantoate--beta-alanine ligase produces the protein MDTTHSSDKWSVNSLIPENHPRRESLIIREKVVKALEDGYLAPQGLIAHGRGECFDYLIGEKTQEFAMKAMKAAIAMLLLAKNPVISVNGNMAALVPDDIVRLAEEINAKIEVNLFYRTLDREKKIEEVLKRAGAKEVLGVGDDASAVIPELFSERRRVSKKGIYIADVVLVGLEDGDRTEALVKMGKKVIAIDINPLSRTSQMASLTIVDNIIRVFPKMISLAKEMKKSDKDELQKIINQYNNKEILKESLRFISERMNQLSLSL
- a CDS encoding GHMP kinase, encoding MDVEVLVPLNISGVWYPVYTNNPLTTGSIGIGLVVEPRIMVRGKRSNKAEVEFNGKIIEFPNLAILKRLGELKISVQSQVPLGFGYGLSGSISLAYSYLAYELGLTSLKEALYTAHESEVVNKNGLGDVIAEYIGGGIVYRKVPGAPGIGKAEKINVSWSEQVCSKPEMALPTTVLLKKNENALTYIEEFLKNPDLTKFFEVSRKFTEELGFVSNIPNSFRKKGLIIKHGDCNKEWIQHTPATNGVLIH